One stretch of Amycolatopsis tolypomycina DNA includes these proteins:
- a CDS encoding SDR family NAD(P)-dependent oxidoreductase, which yields MTALPDLSGSIACVTGASGGLGRGIALRFAEAGAAVAVHHRRPGAAEDVVAAIEALGGRARAFAAELTDDHACHTLLDAVADWGGRLDALVNNAGVQPVEALETLPVRSWREMLDATLTSAFSCTQAAARLMGDGGSVTHIASIEAQQPAPGHGHYSAAKAALVMHARGAALEYGPRGIRVNTVSPGLISRPGLAEDWPEGVERWQRAAPLGRLGTPADVGNACVFLASPLASWITGHDLVVDGGVTAHPTW from the coding sequence ATGACCGCCTTGCCCGACCTGTCCGGCTCGATCGCCTGCGTCACCGGCGCGTCCGGCGGGCTGGGCCGCGGGATCGCGCTCCGGTTCGCCGAAGCGGGCGCGGCGGTGGCCGTGCACCACCGCCGTCCGGGCGCGGCCGAGGACGTCGTCGCGGCCATCGAAGCGCTGGGCGGGCGGGCCCGCGCGTTCGCCGCCGAACTCACCGACGACCACGCCTGCCACACGCTGCTCGACGCCGTCGCGGACTGGGGCGGCCGGCTCGACGCGCTCGTCAACAACGCCGGCGTCCAGCCGGTCGAAGCGCTCGAGACGCTGCCGGTGCGGAGCTGGCGGGAAATGCTGGACGCGACCCTGACCAGCGCTTTTTCCTGCACCCAGGCGGCGGCGCGGCTGATGGGCGACGGCGGGAGCGTCACGCACATCGCGTCGATCGAAGCCCAGCAACCGGCGCCCGGGCACGGCCACTACAGCGCGGCCAAGGCGGCGCTGGTGATGCACGCCCGCGGCGCGGCGCTGGAGTACGGGCCACGCGGGATCCGCGTCAACACGGTGTCACCCGGGTTGATCTCCCGGCCGGGCCTCGCCGAGGACTGGCCGGAAGGCGTCGAGCGGTGGCAGCGCGCGGCACCGCTGGGCCGGCTGGGCACCCCGGCCGACGTCGGCAACGCGTGCGTCTTCCTGGCTTCGCCGCTGGCGTCCTGGATCACCGGCCACGACCTGGTCGTCGACGGCGGCGTCACGGCGCACCCGACCTGGTGA
- a CDS encoding ferritin encodes MAKTRKFAELLQTQIRHEFTAAQQYIALAVWFDARDLPRLAKRFYRQAIEERNHALAMVRYLLDRDEPVAIPGSGDVRNDFSSVHEAIELALTQERAVTADIEAMAKAARVEEDYLGEQFVHWFLKEQVEEVAQMSTLLTVVERAGGNLFEVENHLFREAGNEAEDAPDMPPVAGGKL; translated from the coding sequence ATGGCCAAGACCCGGAAGTTCGCCGAACTGCTGCAGACGCAGATCCGCCACGAGTTCACCGCCGCCCAGCAGTACATCGCCCTGGCCGTCTGGTTCGACGCCCGCGACCTGCCGCGGCTGGCCAAGCGCTTCTACCGGCAGGCGATCGAGGAGCGCAACCACGCGCTGGCGATGGTGCGCTACCTGCTCGACCGCGACGAGCCGGTGGCCATCCCCGGCAGCGGTGACGTGCGGAACGACTTTTCGAGTGTGCACGAAGCGATCGAGCTGGCCTTGACGCAGGAACGCGCGGTCACCGCCGACATCGAGGCGATGGCGAAGGCCGCGCGGGTGGAGGAGGACTACCTCGGCGAGCAGTTCGTGCACTGGTTCCTGAAGGAACAGGTGGAGGAGGTCGCGCAGATGTCGACGCTGCTCACCGTGGTGGAGCGGGCCGGCGGCAACCTGTTCGAGGTCGAGAACCACCTGTTCCGCGAGGCGGGCAACGAAGCCGAGGACGCCCCGGACATGCCGCCGGTCGCGGGCGGCAAGCTGTGA
- a CDS encoding ESX secretion-associated protein EspG, whose translation MAERFDFTLDPVEADVLGQALGVPARIFPLRFGPAPGDPARLAALADDVETALAGRRLSVRGRLNSHLRTAFSLFTGHRVLVAIAGIDGLGATIAVAALTDGAQALGITQFAADDRLGFSLFSDEEFVDVLAGVLPPVAGVGGPVVAVERRAGPELSAMRRRRLAEAEHDDAETLAFDTLEMGPDLGPGAPPEPEADELLPGVRYGGGQIVVTGRGRRAPTLGWVDTAAGRYLVHAQAGPGGAVSAHYEPAGRDVVADAIGRAVAHVY comes from the coding sequence ATGGCGGAGCGGTTCGACTTCACCCTCGACCCGGTCGAAGCGGATGTCCTCGGCCAAGCCCTCGGCGTGCCCGCGCGGATCTTCCCGCTCCGGTTCGGGCCCGCGCCCGGGGACCCCGCGCGGCTGGCCGCGCTGGCCGACGACGTCGAAACGGCGCTCGCCGGGCGGCGGCTGTCCGTGCGCGGCCGCCTCAACAGCCACCTCCGCACCGCGTTTTCCCTGTTCACCGGGCACCGCGTGCTGGTCGCCATCGCCGGGATCGACGGGCTCGGCGCCACCATCGCGGTGGCCGCGCTGACCGACGGGGCGCAGGCACTGGGCATCACGCAGTTCGCCGCGGACGACCGGCTCGGGTTCTCGCTCTTCTCCGACGAGGAGTTCGTCGACGTGCTCGCCGGGGTGCTGCCGCCGGTCGCGGGCGTGGGCGGCCCGGTCGTCGCCGTCGAGCGGCGGGCGGGCCCCGAGCTGTCGGCGATGCGACGCCGGCGCCTGGCCGAGGCCGAGCACGACGACGCGGAGACGCTGGCCTTCGACACCCTCGAAATGGGCCCGGACCTCGGCCCCGGCGCGCCGCCGGAACCCGAGGCGGACGAGCTGCTTCCGGGCGTCCGGTACGGCGGCGGGCAGATCGTGGTGACCGGCCGCGGGCGCCGGGCGCCCACGCTGGGCTGGGTCGACACGGCCGCGGGCCGGTATCTGGTGCACGCGCAGGCGGGGCCCGGCGGGGCCGTGTCGGCGCACTACGAACCCGCCGGCCGCGACGTCGTGGCCGACGCGATCGGACGGGCGGTGGCGCATGTCTACTGA